A stretch of the Leptidea sinapis chromosome 5, ilLepSina1.1, whole genome shotgun sequence genome encodes the following:
- the LOC126964484 gene encoding uncharacterized protein LOC126964484 isoform X2, which translates to MICEKYGVKIRTIELRDKEIDGLHVTKVKVGTGNNIVYIVNYRNHLVPLLSNIEKDRKRSIKVSREEAYGNVVGSNSNNISQSYISTPLQDIENSSHKQSDHSRSTGKENHKTSRKRRCSVTDKDDIVLKRSRVDVHNINEEIRFAKSVAGKEGTPRFNQFLDFLIEGEGKECLEVLKEKGINLSSMSSILSGSGADATKAFKGLYDLWFDKQGNKTRYLKTLEKERINLASVSSILSKARANAAKTFTGLYDLWFDEQGNKTRYLKILEKERINLASVSSILGGTGTSAPKAFKDLCDLWFDEEGNKTRYLKTLEKEGIGLASVSNILHGARANAAKTFKGLHDLWFDKQGNKTQYLKTLVKEKINLTIVSGILSKAGAKAPKAFKDLYNLWFDEEGNKTQYLKILEKEEINLTNVSSILGGAGANGAKAFKDLYDLWFDEKGNKTQYLKTLEESGMGLTNVSSILHRVGANGAKAFKELYNTFLDEQGNKTQYLRTLEKEGISLASISSILHGAGANAAKAFKDLYNLWFDGEGNKTQYLKTLKESGINLTNVSSILNGAGANGAKAFKDLYDLWFDEQGNKTQYLKTLEKEKVNLADVPGILSKAGAKAPKAFKDLYDLWFDKQGNETQYLKILKKEKINLTNMSSILHGVGGNGAKAFKDLYDLWFDKQGNKTQYLKTLEERGVNLMTMSSVLAGAGVNATKAFKDLYDLWFDEKGNKTQYLKTLEKEGIDLSSISSILNGAGANGAKAFKDSYDLWFDEEGNKTQYLRTIEKEGASFASMSSILHGTGASAAKAFNDLYDLCFDKEGNKTQYLKILKKEGINLPNISSILSGAGVNTTKAFKDLYDLWFDVQGNKKQYLKHFTEKRNKERNFNISNLSGIFSGAGAKASNAFKELHNVCFNDNGEETELLNNFYDVGFKPSNLSSMLCGSGSHASHRLKKFHNTLFDDKGKETELLSDLRKIGFNPQSLCTILSASVSSLGQFHDFCFTERAKAYLIHFSQAGFTIKKLSIILHGARASICSALKDFHNVCFDEQGNNTQLLNDFYSVGFTASHLSTILGMAGNNSASILKKFHKSCFNERNYLYHFLAEKKLFTPKNLSRVLHRVGLSICSAFEKLHGFCFDKAGSKTDYLNNLIKNNSPNMILNILYKKVEKVKKAPSAFIDEQNISKEDEITNPGLNPSSVSGRTEQEQNLGSLQQGDSKIKGKIRKGNLNRGENRME; encoded by the coding sequence ATGATATGCGAAAAGTATGGCGTGAAAATTAGGACTATAGAATTGAGAGATAAAGAGATAGATGGATTACATGTCACTAAAGTTAAGGTAGGTACaggtaataatattgtttacataGTGAATTACAGGAACCATCTTGTACCACTTCTTAGTAATATTGAAAAAGATAGAAAGAGAAGCATAAAAGTTTCTAGAGAGGAAGCTTACGGTAATGTGGTTGGTTCAAATTCAAACAATATTTCTCAATCTTACATTTCTACACCATTACAAGATATTGAAAATTCCTCACACAAGCAAAGCGATCATTCAAGGAGTACAGGTAAGGAAAATCATAAAACGAGTAGAAAACGAAGATGTTCTGTTACAGACAAAGATGATATAGTATTGAAGAGGTCGCGTGTGGATGTACACAATATTAATGAAGAAATTAGATTTGCTAAAAGTGTTGCCGGTAAAGAAGGAACACCTAGATTTAATCAGTTCTTAGATTTTTTAATTGAAGGGGAAGGAAAAGAATGTCTAGAAGTTCTCAAAGAAAAAGGAATAAACCTATCCAGTATGTCCAGCATTTTAAGTGGATCAGGAGCTGATGCTACAAAAGCTTTTAAAGGCTTATATGATCTGTGGTTTGATAAGCAAGGAAATAAAACAAGATATTTAAAAACTCTAGAAAAAGAAAGAATAAATCTAGCTAGTGTTTCTAGTATTTTAAGTAAAGCAAGAGCTAATGCTGCAAAGACTTTTACAGGCTTATATGATCTGTGGTTTGATGAGCAAGGAAATAAAACAcgatatttaaaaattctagAAAAAGAAAGAATAAATCTAGCTAGTGTTTCTAGTATTTTAGGCGGTACAGGAACTAGTGCTCCAAAAGCTTTTAAAGACTTATGTGACCTATGGTTTGATGAAGAAGGAAATAAAACTCGATATTTAAAAACTCTAGAAAAAGAAGGAATAGGTCTAGCTAGTGTATCCAATATTTTGCATGGAGCAAGAGCTAATGCTGCAAAGACTTTTAAAGGCTTACATGATCTGTGGTTTGATAAGCAaggaaataaaacacaatatttaaaaaccctggtaaaagaaaaaataaatcttacTATTGTATCCGGTATTTTAAGTAAAGCAGGAGCTAAAGCTCCCAAAGCGTTTAAAGATTTATATAATCTGTGGTTTGATGAAGagggaaataaaacacaatactTAAAAATCCTggaaaaagaagaaataaatcTTACTAATGTGTCTAGTATTTTAGGTGGAGCAGGAGCTAATGGTGCAAAAGCTTTTAAAGACTTATATGATCTGTGGTTTGATgaaaaaggaaataaaacacaatatttaaaaactttagAAGAAAGCGGAATGGGTCTTACTAATGTATCCAGTATTTTGCATAGAGTAGGAGCTAATGGTGCAAAAGCTTTTAAAGAGCTATATAATACTTTTCTTGATGAGCAaggaaataaaacacaatatttgAGAACTCTAGAAAAAGAAGGAATAAGTCTTGCTAGTATATCCAGTATCTTGCATGGTGCAGGAGCTAATGCTGCAAAGGCTTTTAAAGACTTGTATAACCTGTGGTTTGATGGAGAaggaaataaaacacaatatttaaaaactttaaaagaaagCGGAATAAATCTTACTAATGTATCCAGTATTCTGAATGGAGCAGGAGCTAATGGTGCAAAGGCTTTTAAAGACTTATATGATCTGTGGTTTGATGAGCAaggaaataaaacacaatatttaaaaactctagaaaaagaaaaagtaaaCCTAGCTGATGTGCCCGGTATTTTAAGTAAAGCAGGAGCTAAAGCTCCAAAAGCGTTTAAAGACTTATATGATCTATGGTTTGATAAGCAAGGAAATGAAACACAATacttaaaaatcttaaaaaaagaaaaaataaatctaactaaTATGTCCAGTATTTTGCACGGAGTAGGAGGTAATGGTGCAAAGGCTTTTAAAGACTTGTATGACCTGTGGTTTGATAAACAaggaaataaaacacaatatttaaaaactctAGAAGAAAGAGGAGTAAATCTTATGACTATGTCTAGTGTTTTAGCTGGAGCAGGAGTTAATGCTACAAAAGCTTTTAAAGACTTATATGATCTGTGGTTTGATgaaaaaggaaataaaacacaatatttaaaaactctAGAAAAGGAAGGAATTGATCTATCTAGCATATCTAGTATTTTGAATGGAGCAGGAGCCAATGGTGCAAAAGCTTTTAAAGACTCCTATGATCTTTGGTTTGATGAAGAAGGAAATAAAACTCAATATTTGAGAACTATAGAAAAAGAAGGAGCAAGTTTTGCTAGCATGTCCAGTATCTTACATGGAACAGGAGCTAGTGCTGCAAAAGCTTTTAATGACTTATACGATCTTTGCTTTGATAAAGAaggaaataaaacacaatatttaaaaattctaaaaaaagaaGGAATAAATTTACCTAATATATCTAGTATTTTAAGTGGAGCAGGAGTGAATACTACAAAAGCTTTTAAAGACTTATATGATCTTTGGTTTGATGTGCAAggaaataaaaaacagtatttaaaacattttactgaaaaaaGGAATAAGGAAAGgaattttaatataagtaactTATCTGGTATTTTTAGTGGGGCAGGAGCTAAAGCTAGCAATGCTTTTAAAGAATTACATAACGTTTGTTTTAATGACAATGGAGAAGAGACagaacttttaaataatttctatgatGTAGGCTTTAAGCCAAGTAACTTATCCTCTATGTTATGTGGATCAGGATCTCATGCTTCACatagattaaaaaaatttcataatactCTTTTTGATGATAAAGGAAAGGAAACAGAACTTTTAAGTGATCTTCGTAAGATAGGTTTTAATCCTCAGAGTCTGTGCACTATATTAAGTGCATCAGTAAGTAGCTTAGGACAGTTTCATGATTTTTGTTTCACAGAAAGAGCAAAAGCGTATTTAATCCATTTCTCACAGGCaggttttacaataaaaaaattatctattaTACTGCATGGAGCAAGGGCTAGCATTTGTTCTGCTCTGAAGGATTTTCACAATGTTTGTTTTGATGAGCAAGGCAACAATACCCAGCTTTTGAATGATTTCTATAGCGTAGGGTTTACGGCAAGTCACTTATCCACAATATTAGGCATGGCAGGAAATAATTCAGCTTCTATCTTAAAAAAATTCCACAAATCATGTTTTAATGAACGGAATTATTTATATCACTTCTTAGCCGAGAAAAAACTTTTTACACCAAAAAATTTATCTAGGGTGCTACATAGAGTAGGACTTAGTATTTGTTCTGCCTTTGAAAAATTGCATGGTTTTTGTTTTGATAAAGCAGGAAGCAAAacagattatttaaataatcttatcaaaaatAACTCACCGAATATGATActtaatatactatataaaaaAGTAGAAAAGGTTAAAAAAGCTCCTTCTGCTTTCATAGATGAGCAGAATATTAGCAAAGAAGATGAAATAACCAATCCAGGTCTTAACCCGAGTAGCGTATCCGGTAGAACGGAGCAAGAACAAAACTTGGGTAGTTTACAACAAGGTGATTctaaaattaagggaaaaatccGGAAGGGTAACTTAAATCGGGGCGAAAACCGAATGGAATAG
- the LOC126964484 gene encoding uncharacterized protein LOC126964484 isoform X1 gives MAKRANPYVDDFIPRSKTHIGLKQVNNNNKETLQQVYENKESGKPPNSKSTLEKLDFVTREPISIFSGIKNAKNEEEKKKLNKLLETLREKLPEGFKIGAAIGEGDCFFDSIAQGLNELKYKGLIKTGSKGFSVKSLRKNCKQYAQQVNQSKKGSWLGSALKGEGEKLCEYIPRIEFTAEDIENTSDSEIKILKLENAIWGRPEVEGKMICEKYGVKIRTIELRDKEIDGLHVTKVKVGTGNNIVYIVNYRNHLVPLLSNIEKDRKRSIKVSREEAYGNVVGSNSNNISQSYISTPLQDIENSSHKQSDHSRSTGKENHKTSRKRRCSVTDKDDIVLKRSRVDVHNINEEIRFAKSVAGKEGTPRFNQFLDFLIEGEGKECLEVLKEKGINLSSMSSILSGSGADATKAFKGLYDLWFDKQGNKTRYLKTLEKERINLASVSSILSKARANAAKTFTGLYDLWFDEQGNKTRYLKILEKERINLASVSSILGGTGTSAPKAFKDLCDLWFDEEGNKTRYLKTLEKEGIGLASVSNILHGARANAAKTFKGLHDLWFDKQGNKTQYLKTLVKEKINLTIVSGILSKAGAKAPKAFKDLYNLWFDEEGNKTQYLKILEKEEINLTNVSSILGGAGANGAKAFKDLYDLWFDEKGNKTQYLKTLEESGMGLTNVSSILHRVGANGAKAFKELYNTFLDEQGNKTQYLRTLEKEGISLASISSILHGAGANAAKAFKDLYNLWFDGEGNKTQYLKTLKESGINLTNVSSILNGAGANGAKAFKDLYDLWFDEQGNKTQYLKTLEKEKVNLADVPGILSKAGAKAPKAFKDLYDLWFDKQGNETQYLKILKKEKINLTNMSSILHGVGGNGAKAFKDLYDLWFDKQGNKTQYLKTLEERGVNLMTMSSVLAGAGVNATKAFKDLYDLWFDEKGNKTQYLKTLEKEGIDLSSISSILNGAGANGAKAFKDSYDLWFDEEGNKTQYLRTIEKEGASFASMSSILHGTGASAAKAFNDLYDLCFDKEGNKTQYLKILKKEGINLPNISSILSGAGVNTTKAFKDLYDLWFDVQGNKKQYLKHFTEKRNKERNFNISNLSGIFSGAGAKASNAFKELHNVCFNDNGEETELLNNFYDVGFKPSNLSSMLCGSGSHASHRLKKFHNTLFDDKGKETELLSDLRKIGFNPQSLCTILSASVSSLGQFHDFCFTERAKAYLIHFSQAGFTIKKLSIILHGARASICSALKDFHNVCFDEQGNNTQLLNDFYSVGFTASHLSTILGMAGNNSASILKKFHKSCFNERNYLYHFLAEKKLFTPKNLSRVLHRVGLSICSAFEKLHGFCFDKAGSKTDYLNNLIKNNSPNMILNILYKKVEKVKKAPSAFIDEQNISKEDEITNPGLNPSSVSGRTEQEQNLGSLQQGDSKIKGKIRKGNLNRGENRME, from the exons ATGGCAAAGAGAGCAAATCCTTACGTTGATGACTTTATTCCACGATCCAAAACACACATTGGTCTTAAAcaagtcaataataataataaggaaaCTCTTCAACAAGTATATG AGAATAAAGAGTCCGGTAAACCACCTAATAGTAAGAGCACTCTAGAAAAGTTGGATTTTGTTACCAGAGAACCTATTTCCATTTTCAGTGGGATAAAAAATGCAAAGAATGAAGAGGAAAAAAAGAAGCTTAATAAACTTTTAGAGACACTAAGGGAGAAATTGCCTGAGGGCTTTAAGATAGGAGCTGCTATAGGTGAAGGAGATTGTTTCTTTGATTCCATAGCTCAAGGATTGAACGAGCTAAAATATAAAGGACTGATTAAAACAGGTAGTAAAGGATTTAGTGTAAAGTCTTTGCggaaaaattgtaagcaatatGCACAACAGGTTAATCAATCAAAAAAAGGTTCATGGTTGGGTAGTGCTTTAAAAGGAGAAGGTGAAAAACTTTGTGAATATATCCCGCGTATTGAATTTACTGCAGAAGACATTGAAAATACAAGTGATTcagaaataaaaattctaaagTTGGAAAACGCTATTTGGGGAAGACCTGAAGTTGAAGGAAAAATGATATGCGAAAAGTATGGCGTGAAAATTAGGACTATAGAATTGAGAGATAAAGAGATAGATGGATTACATGTCACTAAAGTTAAGGTAGGTACaggtaataatattgtttacataGTGAATTACAGGAACCATCTTGTACCACTTCTTAGTAATATTGAAAAAGATAGAAAGAGAAGCATAAAAGTTTCTAGAGAGGAAGCTTACGGTAATGTGGTTGGTTCAAATTCAAACAATATTTCTCAATCTTACATTTCTACACCATTACAAGATATTGAAAATTCCTCACACAAGCAAAGCGATCATTCAAGGAGTACAGGTAAGGAAAATCATAAAACGAGTAGAAAACGAAGATGTTCTGTTACAGACAAAGATGATATAGTATTGAAGAGGTCGCGTGTGGATGTACACAATATTAATGAAGAAATTAGATTTGCTAAAAGTGTTGCCGGTAAAGAAGGAACACCTAGATTTAATCAGTTCTTAGATTTTTTAATTGAAGGGGAAGGAAAAGAATGTCTAGAAGTTCTCAAAGAAAAAGGAATAAACCTATCCAGTATGTCCAGCATTTTAAGTGGATCAGGAGCTGATGCTACAAAAGCTTTTAAAGGCTTATATGATCTGTGGTTTGATAAGCAAGGAAATAAAACAAGATATTTAAAAACTCTAGAAAAAGAAAGAATAAATCTAGCTAGTGTTTCTAGTATTTTAAGTAAAGCAAGAGCTAATGCTGCAAAGACTTTTACAGGCTTATATGATCTGTGGTTTGATGAGCAAGGAAATAAAACAcgatatttaaaaattctagAAAAAGAAAGAATAAATCTAGCTAGTGTTTCTAGTATTTTAGGCGGTACAGGAACTAGTGCTCCAAAAGCTTTTAAAGACTTATGTGACCTATGGTTTGATGAAGAAGGAAATAAAACTCGATATTTAAAAACTCTAGAAAAAGAAGGAATAGGTCTAGCTAGTGTATCCAATATTTTGCATGGAGCAAGAGCTAATGCTGCAAAGACTTTTAAAGGCTTACATGATCTGTGGTTTGATAAGCAaggaaataaaacacaatatttaaaaaccctggtaaaagaaaaaataaatcttacTATTGTATCCGGTATTTTAAGTAAAGCAGGAGCTAAAGCTCCCAAAGCGTTTAAAGATTTATATAATCTGTGGTTTGATGAAGagggaaataaaacacaatactTAAAAATCCTggaaaaagaagaaataaatcTTACTAATGTGTCTAGTATTTTAGGTGGAGCAGGAGCTAATGGTGCAAAAGCTTTTAAAGACTTATATGATCTGTGGTTTGATgaaaaaggaaataaaacacaatatttaaaaactttagAAGAAAGCGGAATGGGTCTTACTAATGTATCCAGTATTTTGCATAGAGTAGGAGCTAATGGTGCAAAAGCTTTTAAAGAGCTATATAATACTTTTCTTGATGAGCAaggaaataaaacacaatatttgAGAACTCTAGAAAAAGAAGGAATAAGTCTTGCTAGTATATCCAGTATCTTGCATGGTGCAGGAGCTAATGCTGCAAAGGCTTTTAAAGACTTGTATAACCTGTGGTTTGATGGAGAaggaaataaaacacaatatttaaaaactttaaaagaaagCGGAATAAATCTTACTAATGTATCCAGTATTCTGAATGGAGCAGGAGCTAATGGTGCAAAGGCTTTTAAAGACTTATATGATCTGTGGTTTGATGAGCAaggaaataaaacacaatatttaaaaactctagaaaaagaaaaagtaaaCCTAGCTGATGTGCCCGGTATTTTAAGTAAAGCAGGAGCTAAAGCTCCAAAAGCGTTTAAAGACTTATATGATCTATGGTTTGATAAGCAAGGAAATGAAACACAATacttaaaaatcttaaaaaaagaaaaaataaatctaactaaTATGTCCAGTATTTTGCACGGAGTAGGAGGTAATGGTGCAAAGGCTTTTAAAGACTTGTATGACCTGTGGTTTGATAAACAaggaaataaaacacaatatttaaaaactctAGAAGAAAGAGGAGTAAATCTTATGACTATGTCTAGTGTTTTAGCTGGAGCAGGAGTTAATGCTACAAAAGCTTTTAAAGACTTATATGATCTGTGGTTTGATgaaaaaggaaataaaacacaatatttaaaaactctAGAAAAGGAAGGAATTGATCTATCTAGCATATCTAGTATTTTGAATGGAGCAGGAGCCAATGGTGCAAAAGCTTTTAAAGACTCCTATGATCTTTGGTTTGATGAAGAAGGAAATAAAACTCAATATTTGAGAACTATAGAAAAAGAAGGAGCAAGTTTTGCTAGCATGTCCAGTATCTTACATGGAACAGGAGCTAGTGCTGCAAAAGCTTTTAATGACTTATACGATCTTTGCTTTGATAAAGAaggaaataaaacacaatatttaaaaattctaaaaaaagaaGGAATAAATTTACCTAATATATCTAGTATTTTAAGTGGAGCAGGAGTGAATACTACAAAAGCTTTTAAAGACTTATATGATCTTTGGTTTGATGTGCAAggaaataaaaaacagtatttaaaacattttactgaaaaaaGGAATAAGGAAAGgaattttaatataagtaactTATCTGGTATTTTTAGTGGGGCAGGAGCTAAAGCTAGCAATGCTTTTAAAGAATTACATAACGTTTGTTTTAATGACAATGGAGAAGAGACagaacttttaaataatttctatgatGTAGGCTTTAAGCCAAGTAACTTATCCTCTATGTTATGTGGATCAGGATCTCATGCTTCACatagattaaaaaaatttcataatactCTTTTTGATGATAAAGGAAAGGAAACAGAACTTTTAAGTGATCTTCGTAAGATAGGTTTTAATCCTCAGAGTCTGTGCACTATATTAAGTGCATCAGTAAGTAGCTTAGGACAGTTTCATGATTTTTGTTTCACAGAAAGAGCAAAAGCGTATTTAATCCATTTCTCACAGGCaggttttacaataaaaaaattatctattaTACTGCATGGAGCAAGGGCTAGCATTTGTTCTGCTCTGAAGGATTTTCACAATGTTTGTTTTGATGAGCAAGGCAACAATACCCAGCTTTTGAATGATTTCTATAGCGTAGGGTTTACGGCAAGTCACTTATCCACAATATTAGGCATGGCAGGAAATAATTCAGCTTCTATCTTAAAAAAATTCCACAAATCATGTTTTAATGAACGGAATTATTTATATCACTTCTTAGCCGAGAAAAAACTTTTTACACCAAAAAATTTATCTAGGGTGCTACATAGAGTAGGACTTAGTATTTGTTCTGCCTTTGAAAAATTGCATGGTTTTTGTTTTGATAAAGCAGGAAGCAAAacagattatttaaataatcttatcaaaaatAACTCACCGAATATGATActtaatatactatataaaaaAGTAGAAAAGGTTAAAAAAGCTCCTTCTGCTTTCATAGATGAGCAGAATATTAGCAAAGAAGATGAAATAACCAATCCAGGTCTTAACCCGAGTAGCGTATCCGGTAGAACGGAGCAAGAACAAAACTTGGGTAGTTTACAACAAGGTGATTctaaaattaagggaaaaatccGGAAGGGTAACTTAAATCGGGGCGAAAACCGAATGGAATAG